ATTAAACTTTAGTCTTGATTTTCGGCAAGGTTTGTTTATTTTCCAGTTGATTTGTTATCAAGTGTCTGGTATACCTGCTAAATTCTGCACGATATCGCATttactgatttatcttgttaaTCTCGTGATCAGATTTGATTTTTCCATCTTTTTGTACTAAATAATATGTATGCTCTATATATCGTTTGGATATATGTTTAAAGTAATTACaatgttaaaataattttctaacACCAAATACTTGTTGATATATTTCTGTGGGCGTTATGGTGAATTCGTCAATGGAATAGGTGTTCCTTTGTTTCCGGCGCCCCTTGTTTTGCGCAAACAGAGTGAAGAACTTTCATCATAGCTTTGATGTTTTTAGTTTGTTTACGGATAGTGCTTCATCTTTATGACAGTATTATCGTTTAGCATCCTTAGATGGAATATGTAGATAAATTTTATATGACTTCCAAGTACTGTTTGCTTATGTGTAATATTATATTCATAATTTTATGTGAAAGCTTTTAATTAATAAACTATATAAATAGATGCAAATGATCTCAATATCCTAAAGTTGTCAAATTTTCAGTACTTGTAATTACTTTTCATATCTAAAGCTTTGCAATATGGAGAGGTGGAGTTTGTAGCCTGTTCCGCGCTTTCAAGTCATTCATCCCAAAACAGTATTTTCCATTATTTTGGCttttattttctaaattattttacTAACATAAACTTCTAAAGCTTATTTTTTATTCGTAATGGTTTTGTACTAAAGAAAAGAATCATGCGGCCATCTCACACCAGATGCCTGAACTTTTGATAAACCGGCATAAGTTTTATGAATTTTCCAAAAGAGTTATGTAGATACATGTACTCGATTCGATCTACTTCTTTATCACATTGACCGGATTGCATGTATCCTTCTTCTCCTTTTTTACAAGTTTATTCTTTTTTTGTGTTTATATGTCCTTATAATTAGTTCTGTCATCTGTGCAAGAGATATGTAACTGAATAATAGTAAAACTCACATTGTTATTGTCACATATTTGCCTGCGTCACCTGTTGGACTTACTTTATGCATGCTTCTTAGTACTTGAGTCTATTGTTTATGTAGGGAGGTTGAAAATAAAAAGAAGCCTTTCACTCCACCAAGAGAGATACATGTTCAAGTTACCCACTCTATGCCACCAGAGAAGATTGAGATCTTTAAATCTTTACATAAATGGGCGGATGAGGAACTCCTGGTGCACTTAAAGCCTGTTGAGAAATGTTGGCAGCCCAATGATTTTCTGCCAGACCCAGCCTCAGAAGGTTTCATGGAGCAAGTTAAAGAGCTAAGGGAGAGATCAAAGGAAATTCCTGATGAATATTATGTTGTGTTAGTGGGTGATATGATAACAGAAGAAGCTCTTCCAACCTATCAGACAATGCTTAACACTCTTGATGGTGTTCGAGATGAAACTGGTGCAAGCCTTAGTCCCTGGGCTATCTGGACCAGGGCATGGACTGCTGAAGAAAATAGGCATGGAGACCTTCTTAACAAGTATCTTTACCTTTCAGGCCGGGTTGATATGAGGCAAATTGAGAAGACAATTCAGTACCTGATTGGATCAGGAATGGTGAGACCtttgatttaatttttattttgttagTGTCAGCAGCAATATTTGGTTAAAATCCCCAATGATTTTTCTGGGAAGCGCTTATGTTTTAATTTAACATGTTTGTACGTTCATTTATTCTAACCGATGCAGGGTCATGCATTAAAACTTTGTCCATAATTCTCAATTATGCTTCCTTCACTGATTAAACTATGCCTTAGCTGCAACTTAATGGCAAATTAACTTCTCCCGGATAGACTCTTAGCACattaaattttgatgattaaacaTGAAACTGaacataaatataattttaaattgaATGTTTCACTTTGTTGCTACTCCCTATCTCTTGTAATTATCTTATTAAAGAATTACTTGCATTTTAAATTTTTTCAAGTACTTGTGATAGTTTGGCACCTAGTGAGCCTTGTTTCCTTGTATAAAGATGCTGAAGGGGTGGTGGTCGGATGAGTTTATGTTATTGTGAGGTCACTATATATACTTATACGTTAGGTTTCCGTTGTTTCAAATATTACATCGAGACAGACAGATGGTTGTTAGTCATGGAAAGGTAGATTGATCTCTTTTTATTCAGGGGGAATCATATATATAAACTATTAGGGTCTGTTAAGTTTATTTAAAATGTTTTTTATGGTGCACCTTTTTCGTGATTACTTTTTTAAACTTGTATAACCTTTATTTTACTTTGAATTTCTAGGATCCTCGAACAGAAAACAGCCCTTACCTTGGTTTCATTTACACATCATTTCAAGAGAGGGCAACCTTCATTTCCCATGGTAACACAGCTAGGCATGCCAAGGAATACGGGGATCTGAAGTTGGCACAAGTGTGCGGTATCATTGCAGCAGATGAGAAGCGCCATGAAACTGCCTACACAAAGATTGTGGAGAAGCTGTTAGAGATTGACCCTAGTGACACTGTTCTGGCTCTTGCTGACATGATGAGGAAGAAAATTTCAATGCCTGCTCACCTGATGTATGATGGGCAAGATGATGACCTATTCGAGAACTTTTCGTCTGTCGCTCAACGGCTTGGAGTTTACACTGCCAAGGACTATGCTGATATTCTTGAATTCTTGGTGGGAAGATGGAGTATTGAGAAATTGACGGGCCTTTCAAGTGAGGGGAATAAAGCGCAAGATTATGTATGTGGACTAGCTCCGAGAATAAGAAGATTGGAGGAGAGAGCAGCAGGTCGTGCCAAGAAGAAGGGAACTACTCCTTTCAGCTGGATTTTCGGGAAAGAAGTTCAGCTCTAATTGCCGCACAGAATGTATGTCAAATGTTTTATAATTATTCTACTTGGTGAAATGGAGGGCTAATGCTGCACCATGAATCTGAGCtcactttgatttttcttttttcAGGATCTAGATTGCAGTTCCAACTGAAGCTTTGATATTGTACTACTATAGATAGCTGCTTGAGATTTGCTGGTAAAAAGATGGCAGCTGCAGTTTGTTGCTGTTTTATTGTGGTCTGTACACTTTAAATAAACGTGTTTTCTCTATAGAAGGGTACCTTGCAAAACTCCATATTAGTAGAATTTTGAACTTAGAAACAGCGTATAGCCTATCATGTGATTATGTTTTGAGCTGTGGTGTTTTTGTTTTATGTTCAATATTTCTTTCTAAACTTGAACCTTCACCCCAGGGTGGGGTGTCTACCAGGGAGTGGTTGACATTCTATGTTCAGATTTATTTACTGCATAAGTATTTATAAATGGTCAATAACTGTTCTCCACCACCTTTGTTTCTGTGTTGGGTTGGAAAGAATGGAATGGGGAATAATGAGATGAGATGAGATGAGTCTGAATGAAATTCAAAGGAAAGGAAGGATGCAAGAGGGAAGGGAGAACAAGTGCAAATTTTGTGCAAGTGGAGTTTGCAAGGATAGCGAGTACGATTGAGGATGGAGGCATGGCATTCTTGGGCAAATTGGTAGTTTTGATCTTCCGATTCCAAGAATTGAACTTATAAACATTTACCCAACATTTACATTGCGACTAATTTACTGCCCACCAAGGTTACTCACCTGATCGATCGATAATGGGTGCAACATCAGGCAGCACCAATATATGACTTGAAGCTTGATTCATCATTATTCGCATAATTCATACATTAACGTTCTGTATTAGTAGTAGAGCATTTCCTGTTCTCCGCCTCCGACCACTTTTAAAGGTGTCGATCTCTAAACTGAAAAAATCAGTATTTATGGCTTGCTtgttattttttttttttgatgaAGATGAGAATGGAAATCATTTAAAGTCCTAGGTATATTATTCGTCTTCCAAAGGCTCAGATTTTAATTGGTAAGCACTTATCTATTTTTCGTCCCAGATACCTGGTTCAATTCACTTTGTAAGACATAAAAGcgtaattattcaaaaaaaaaactaaCTTTCTTTTTGGTGAATAATATACACCTGTATAAGAATTAGTTGGTTCCGTATTTCATGGAACTGGATGCAAACATGTATGATGAGAACCGGATGCAAACATGTACTGTATCTTACAGCCTTAAATGATGAGAACTATAGTTAAGGTTTCATCAAACTTGAAGTGCTTTATACAGACCAGTATTGATAACACTCAGATATAAAAACAGTCCTTTACAACATCAAATAGTAAATAACTAACTATTCATGAACCTGAGCAACACCCATCAAGATTCATGTATTAAAAAGACAATTAATTCTTACTAATTACATATATACAAATGCACATATCATCCCATATTACAGCACTACCTCCACAGTTACTCTAGTGGTATAAGACCGCTATACTGATTAAGTGTCCAATTAGCTCCAACAAAAACAACCAAAATACAAGGATTATAATGCTTAGAGTTGGACAAAGAATGGATTAGAACTATCATGTAATTTCAGTTAAACATCCGCAATACAGAGACATGCTTCTTCAGTGCAACTGAGCACAACTTGCCATGCAAAAGTCTACTTTAGTGAGCTCTGCTCGGGGTAATATATTAATGTTGTCATAAGGACTCAACTGTTCTACATGAATGTAGTCCTTCGTTTTCAAAACCTGATAAATAATCACGTGAGACATAAAGAGATGGTTAAAGTAACGTCCCAGTGAAACATGAAGAATGAGAAAAACATGACTAGTGAATTGAACGAGAAAGACACGACTTCGGTGAATTCATGATGaacaaaaattcacataaataagATTATTAAGTGACAAACATTTTGATCATCATGCATTACCTAATTCCGGTTGTTCAAAACTAGAAGTCTATAACGCAAGTAGAATTTAAAAACAAAACCGAAAACCGTCAAATGGGGTGATAAACTGATAATAGTGGCATGTCAGTTAATCTGATCCAGGACCTGTTTACTCTCTGAAATGTCAAGGAACTGTCTGCAAGGAGTTCAAAATTTTTAGTGAAAGGTTTCAGGTCTTCTCTT
This sequence is a window from Apium graveolens cultivar Ventura chromosome 9, ASM990537v1, whole genome shotgun sequence. Protein-coding genes within it:
- the LOC141682770 gene encoding stearoyl-[acyl-carrier-protein] 9-desaturase, chloroplastic-like, producing MALKFNQPTFNCPKISSFGPNQSAHFRSPTFLKASTLGIPPLEVENKKKPFTPPREIHVQVTHSMPPEKIEIFKSLHKWADEELLVHLKPVEKCWQPNDFLPDPASEGFMEQVKELRERSKEIPDEYYVVLVGDMITEEALPTYQTMLNTLDGVRDETGASLSPWAIWTRAWTAEENRHGDLLNKYLYLSGRVDMRQIEKTIQYLIGSGMDPRTENSPYLGFIYTSFQERATFISHGNTARHAKEYGDLKLAQVCGIIAADEKRHETAYTKIVEKLLEIDPSDTVLALADMMRKKISMPAHLMYDGQDDDLFENFSSVAQRLGVYTAKDYADILEFLVGRWSIEKLTGLSSEGNKAQDYVCGLAPRIRRLEERAAGRAKKKGTTPFSWIFGKEVQL